The following proteins are encoded in a genomic region of Nocardioides sp. cx-173:
- a CDS encoding CarD family transcriptional regulator produces the protein MTFTVGETVVYPNHGAAVIEDIEMRTIKGEDREYLVLRIVAQQDLVVRVPACNLDLVGVRDVVDKAGLDRVFDVLRAAHVEEPTNWSRRYKANLEKLHSGDVMKVAEVVRDLWRRERDRGLSAGEKRMLAKARQILVSELALAEHTNEDKAEAILDEVLAS, from the coding sequence ATGACTTTCACCGTCGGCGAAACGGTTGTTTACCCAAATCACGGGGCTGCAGTCATCGAGGACATCGAGATGCGGACCATCAAGGGCGAGGATCGTGAGTACCTCGTTCTCCGGATCGTCGCCCAGCAGGATCTGGTCGTGCGCGTGCCTGCGTGCAACCTGGACCTGGTCGGCGTCCGTGACGTCGTGGACAAGGCGGGGCTCGACCGCGTCTTCGATGTCCTGCGTGCTGCCCATGTGGAGGAGCCGACCAACTGGTCGCGCCGCTACAAGGCCAACCTGGAGAAGCTGCACAGCGGCGACGTCATGAAGGTTGCCGAGGTCGTGCGGGACCTGTGGCGCCGCGAGCGCGACCGCGGCCTGTCCGCGGGCGAGAAGCGGATGCTCGCCAAGGCGCGCCAGATCCTGGTCTCCGAGCTGGCCCTGGCCGAGCACACCAACGAGGACAAGGCCGAGGCCATCCTCGACGAGGTCCTCGCCTCCTGA
- a CDS encoding phosphoglyceromutase, which translates to MSHTLILLRHGESEWNAKNLFTGWVDVALTEKGRAEAVRGGELMREAGVLPDIVHTSLQRRAINTAYLALDAADRHWIPVKRSWRLNERHYGALQGKNKKQTLEEYGEEQFMLWRRSFDTPPPPLADNDEWSQVGLPQYADLGDEMPRTECLKDVIARMLPYWESDITADLTAGRTVLVAAHGNSLRGIVKHLDGISDEDIAGLNIPTGMPLVYELDDTFTPLTAGGTYLDPEAAAAAAAAVANQGR; encoded by the coding sequence ATGAGCCACACCCTGATCCTGCTCCGCCACGGCGAGAGCGAGTGGAACGCCAAGAACCTCTTCACCGGCTGGGTCGACGTCGCGCTGACCGAGAAGGGCCGCGCGGAGGCCGTCCGCGGCGGCGAGCTGATGCGCGAGGCCGGCGTCCTGCCCGACATCGTCCACACCTCGCTGCAGCGTCGCGCCATCAACACCGCCTACCTCGCCCTCGACGCCGCCGACCGCCACTGGATCCCGGTCAAGCGGTCCTGGCGCCTCAACGAGCGCCACTACGGGGCGCTGCAGGGCAAGAACAAGAAGCAGACGCTCGAGGAGTACGGCGAGGAGCAGTTCATGCTCTGGCGCCGCAGCTTCGACACGCCCCCGCCGCCCCTCGCCGACAACGACGAGTGGTCGCAGGTGGGCCTGCCGCAGTACGCCGACCTCGGCGACGAGATGCCCCGTACCGAGTGCCTCAAGGACGTCATCGCCCGGATGCTGCCGTACTGGGAGTCCGACATCACCGCCGATCTGACGGCCGGTCGCACGGTGCTGGTCGCCGCCCACGGCAACAGCCTGCGCGGCATCGTCAAGCACCTCGACGGCATCAGCGACGAGGACATCGCCGGCCTCAACATCCCCACCGGCATGCCCCTGGTCTACGAGCTCGACGACACCTTCACCCCGCTCACCGCAGGCGGCACCTACCTCGACCCCGAGGCCGCTGCTGCTGCCGCCGCCGCCGTCGCCAACCAGGGTCGCTGA
- a CDS encoding 2-C-methyl-D-erythritol 4-phosphate cytidylyltransferase has protein sequence MSTPVARPDHAVLPLVGRGDVPFALLHRRPLHVHAVRALVELGSRAISVLVEPHQREQVRREVARAAPMARVLEVDEWWTEVVAAPTGLLVHDPLCPLASPGFLASVADEAERTGISAVAFRPVTDTVKTVVEDRIQGTIDREGLAGLIAPAVVARGVVESADGPPPLGDFGELVTWMRARGEVSLVKGPSLARRVDDTSAVNLLECVDELRRQVRAEDHAPLSDG, from the coding sequence ATGAGTACGCCCGTCGCCCGCCCCGACCACGCGGTGCTGCCGTTGGTCGGCCGGGGGGACGTCCCGTTCGCGCTCCTGCACCGGCGGCCGCTGCACGTCCATGCGGTGCGTGCCCTCGTGGAGCTCGGCTCGCGCGCCATCTCGGTGCTCGTCGAGCCGCACCAGCGCGAGCAGGTACGCCGTGAGGTCGCCCGCGCGGCCCCGATGGCCCGTGTCCTCGAGGTGGACGAGTGGTGGACCGAGGTGGTCGCGGCGCCCACCGGTCTGCTCGTCCATGACCCGCTTTGCCCGCTTGCCTCGCCCGGCTTCCTGGCCTCGGTCGCCGACGAGGCCGAGCGCACCGGGATCTCCGCGGTGGCGTTCCGGCCGGTCACCGACACGGTCAAGACCGTCGTCGAGGACCGGATCCAGGGCACCATCGACCGGGAGGGGCTGGCCGGCCTGATCGCGCCGGCGGTCGTGGCCCGGGGGGTGGTCGAGTCCGCCGACGGTCCGCCGCCGCTCGGCGACTTCGGCGAGCTGGTCACCTGGATGCGCGCGCGGGGCGAGGTCTCCTTGGTCAAGGGGCCCTCGCTGGCGCGCCGGGTCGACGACACCTCGGCGGTCAACCTGCTGGAGTGCGTCGACGAGCTGCGCCGGCAGGTGCGCGCCGAGGACCACGCCCCCCTCAGCGACGGATGA
- a CDS encoding UbiA family prenyltransferase: MAKTQRWRRRSSAGETPAEETVETVEEPRATLTRTPDEDVDRDPSGPSEPSEPAPPRRGAGRLRLAERGPVLLVQAAHPRQAILTALFVAAAAALSGRPTREVLVVGATVLVGQAIIGWHNDLVDRQRDARHDVPGKPLAREQLDPGTVWFALTCAVLLVVPLAVTSGITAGSAYLVSLVVAIMGNVVLRTGFLSWLPWAVSWGLLPAYLSYGGWGGQFEGDPPSTLMVVLFALLGIGVHFLRALWGLVPDNDDGWTYLPLKLGLRVGATRLLVLSGVYTMAVLVAIAFAATYSGLAR, from the coding sequence ATGGCGAAGACCCAGCGCTGGAGGCGACGCAGCTCCGCCGGGGAGACACCGGCCGAGGAGACCGTCGAGACGGTCGAGGAGCCCCGGGCGACCCTCACCCGCACCCCGGATGAGGACGTCGACCGGGACCCCTCGGGGCCATCGGAGCCCTCGGAGCCCGCGCCGCCGCGGCGGGGGGCGGGACGGCTGCGCCTGGCCGAGCGCGGCCCGGTCCTGCTGGTCCAGGCCGCCCACCCGCGCCAGGCGATCCTGACCGCCCTGTTCGTGGCGGCCGCGGCCGCCCTGTCGGGTCGCCCGACGCGCGAGGTGCTCGTGGTGGGCGCGACCGTCCTCGTCGGCCAGGCGATCATCGGCTGGCACAACGACCTCGTCGACCGGCAGCGCGACGCGCGCCACGACGTACCCGGCAAGCCCCTGGCACGCGAGCAGCTGGACCCCGGCACCGTGTGGTTCGCCCTCACGTGCGCCGTCCTGCTGGTCGTGCCGCTGGCCGTCACCTCCGGGATCACGGCCGGCAGCGCCTACCTGGTGTCCTTGGTCGTCGCGATCATGGGCAACGTCGTCCTGCGCACCGGCTTCCTCTCCTGGCTGCCCTGGGCCGTCTCGTGGGGCCTGTTGCCGGCCTACCTGTCCTACGGCGGATGGGGCGGGCAGTTCGAGGGCGACCCGCCCAGCACACTGATGGTCGTCCTGTTCGCCCTGCTCGGCATCGGGGTGCACTTCCTGCGTGCTCTCTGGGGTCTGGTGCCCGACAACGACGACGGCTGGACCTATCTGCCGCTCAAGCTGGGGCTCCGGGTGGGCGCCACCCGACTGCTGGTCCTGTCGGGGGTCTACACCATGGCCGTGCTCGTGGCGATCGCCTTCGCGGCGACGTACTCCGGCCTGGCCCGCTGA